The Dehalobacter sp. DCM sequence AAAGATATTCCGTCAATGACCTTTCTGTCTTGATAGCCGCAAACAGCTGAACATACTTCCAGTTGCATTACCATGCGCTCCTTCCCTTCATCAGCAGATACAGAAAAAATGGTGCTCCAATAATGGCAGTAAGTATGCCTAGAGGAACCTCAGTAACAAAGGCTGTTCTCGCCACATTATCAACCATCAAAAGAAACGTTCCGCCAATTAAAACCGATGCCGGCATGAGTACTTTATAATCCGGTCCTACAATCAGGCGGGCTAAATGCGGAATGATAAGACCGACCCAACCTACCATACCGGCAACCGAGATGGCCGATGAGGTCAATAGCGTTGATGCCAGGATTAGTATGAGTCTTACCCTGGATGTATCCACTCCCATTGCTTTGGCTTCCTCTTCACCAAATGACAGAACATTGATCTTCCAGCGGAAAAGAAAAAGCGGAATTAATCCGATCACAAAGGGAACCAGCATCATCAGCACTTCCCTGTTTGTGATCGAGTTCAGTCCCCCCATCAGCCAAAATGTAATTTCCTGCAGCTTATTATTTGGGTCCGCTACAAACTTTGTAATAGAGGTAAACGCAGAAAAAAGACTCTGGACCACCATCCCCGTGAGTACCAACACGAGAACCGCGGTTGAATTGCGCCCAATGATGCTGCTAAGCCCGTATGTCAAACCCACTGCAGCCAGGCCAAAGATAAACGCTGTAATCTCAATGGATAGAATGTTAAAGGAATTCAGGATAGCAAAAGCAGCACCAAAACCGGCTCCGGCAGAAGCACCAAGGATATCGGGGGAAACCATAGGATTTCGAAAAATGCCCTGGTAAGCTGCCCCCGAACCGGCTAAAGCAGCGCCAAT is a genomic window containing:
- a CDS encoding FecCD family ABC transporter permease, giving the protein MRDTHKTAADAPCALSWGNRRPSIPVMTALILLLIAAFIFSLTIGRYGIPLDQLMRIFFEKIFGTAELGTVGTVLFNVRIPRILCAIMIGAALAGSGAAYQGIFRNPMVSPDILGASAGAGFGAAFAILNSFNILSIEITAFIFGLAAVGLTYGLSSIIGRNSTAVLVLVLTGMVVQSLFSAFTSITKFVADPNNKLQEITFWLMGGLNSITNREVLMMLVPFVIGLIPLFLFRWKINVLSFGEEEAKAMGVDTSRVRLILILASTLLTSSAISVAGMVGWVGLIIPHLARLIVGPDYKVLMPASVLIGGTFLLMVDNVARTAFVTEVPLGILTAIIGAPFFLYLLMKGRSAW